The following proteins come from a genomic window of Novosphingobium aromaticivorans DSM 12444:
- a CDS encoding hybrid sensor histidine kinase/response regulator — MASRGGDTAAGPSGLAPMRDWLLLGGAVSASAVVLWNASGQPLVAAGFVGGVAAIGAAIRLFLRPAQAESSPEFALPDWSVTNAAIEQSNDGIAITDRAGRLVCANALMSNWFGLSAVPPRLPLDREAVDALEAATRAAWRDGTATAEPLVSSNGTWRAEVRRAGRGEDFLIWRFMPVATQDLVAEIVGQIGGKLGRALAREGIQAAVVSPEGIVLSANPAFVQRATGNGSADVVGADFVSFLASDETERVYYAREGRKGASIRLVHLPVADPDGVANVDPARTTSLFLLIDEQGSVGEVRAGLPQIEALLARLPLGLAMTDRDGRFLFANAAFLRAAGHDDTIPPPYPSDLVIKEDKGALSDAVRRYAQGIPMAGDVAVRLRATPEEPVSLSLAGVRGLGEGAVLLSLKDSSEETRLKREIAQATKMQAVGQLAGGVAHDFNNVLTAIIGYCDLMLMRHTPGDSDYDDIQQVKANSNRAASLTRQLLAFSRQQTLRPQVLQLPDVVAEVSALLKRLIGEKITLEVTHDRDLGFVRADPTQLEQVLLNLVVNARDAINDKLAAPGAKGSGVVKLMTRRVTAADVRSMKSEILPIGDYTALIVEDNGHGIKPGQIGKIFEPFFTTKEKGKGTGLGLSTVYGIVKQSGGFIFAESEVDRFTRFSIYLPVHVPDAAEIAHARRPAHEAKREWAGGGRVLLVEDEDTVRAVAERALTRQGYEVTTAADGEEGLEAIGRDGDFDLVVSDVVMPTMDGPAMAREIRALRPSMPFLFMSGYAEEQLRREIDIPNMHFLAKPFSVQQICEAVEQVLRAR; from the coding sequence ATGGCGTCACGCGGGGGCGACACGGCCGCCGGTCCGTCCGGCCTGGCGCCGATGCGGGACTGGCTCCTGCTGGGCGGCGCGGTTTCGGCTAGTGCTGTGGTCCTGTGGAACGCATCGGGCCAGCCGCTCGTCGCCGCAGGCTTCGTTGGCGGCGTAGCGGCCATTGGCGCGGCGATTCGACTGTTCCTGCGACCTGCTCAGGCCGAGTCCTCTCCGGAGTTTGCGTTACCCGATTGGTCGGTGACCAATGCCGCGATCGAGCAATCCAACGATGGCATCGCAATCACGGATCGCGCCGGTCGGTTGGTCTGCGCCAATGCGCTGATGAGCAACTGGTTCGGTCTTTCCGCAGTACCGCCCCGCCTTCCGCTCGATCGCGAAGCGGTCGATGCACTGGAAGCCGCAACCCGGGCGGCCTGGCGCGACGGCACCGCGACCGCCGAGCCATTGGTCTCCTCCAATGGCACCTGGCGTGCCGAAGTCCGCCGAGCCGGACGGGGCGAGGATTTCCTGATCTGGCGTTTCATGCCGGTTGCCACCCAGGACCTCGTTGCCGAAATAGTCGGGCAGATCGGGGGCAAGCTTGGACGGGCGCTGGCGCGCGAAGGCATCCAGGCGGCCGTGGTCTCTCCGGAAGGTATCGTGCTTTCGGCAAATCCGGCGTTCGTTCAGCGAGCTACCGGCAACGGATCAGCAGACGTCGTTGGCGCGGATTTCGTCTCGTTTCTTGCAAGCGACGAGACCGAGCGTGTCTACTATGCGCGCGAAGGGCGAAAGGGCGCGTCGATCCGGCTGGTTCACCTGCCGGTGGCCGATCCCGATGGCGTTGCCAACGTCGACCCCGCCCGAACGACTTCACTGTTCCTGCTGATCGACGAACAGGGTAGCGTTGGTGAAGTGCGCGCAGGCCTTCCGCAGATCGAGGCGCTGCTTGCCAGATTGCCCCTCGGGCTTGCCATGACGGACCGCGATGGCCGGTTCCTCTTCGCCAATGCCGCGTTCCTGCGTGCTGCCGGTCACGACGACACGATCCCGCCGCCATATCCGTCGGACCTGGTCATCAAGGAAGACAAGGGGGCCCTGTCCGACGCCGTGCGGCGCTACGCGCAGGGTATTCCGATGGCCGGCGACGTTGCGGTACGGCTTCGGGCTACGCCCGAGGAGCCCGTTTCACTGAGCCTTGCAGGCGTGCGCGGCTTGGGGGAAGGGGCGGTTCTGCTGAGTCTCAAGGACTCGTCCGAGGAAACCCGCCTCAAGCGCGAAATTGCGCAGGCGACGAAGATGCAGGCCGTGGGCCAACTCGCTGGCGGCGTCGCCCATGATTTCAACAACGTGCTGACTGCCATCATCGGCTATTGCGATCTCATGCTGATGCGGCACACGCCCGGTGACAGCGACTACGATGACATCCAACAGGTCAAGGCCAACTCGAACCGCGCCGCTTCTTTGACGCGCCAGTTGCTGGCCTTCTCGCGCCAGCAGACCTTGCGTCCGCAGGTGCTCCAGCTTCCCGATGTCGTCGCCGAGGTATCGGCCCTGCTCAAGCGGCTTATCGGGGAAAAGATCACGCTTGAGGTGACCCACGACAGAGACCTCGGCTTCGTGCGTGCAGATCCGACGCAACTCGAACAGGTATTGCTCAACCTTGTCGTGAATGCCCGCGATGCCATCAACGACAAGTTGGCGGCACCTGGCGCGAAGGGCAGTGGCGTGGTCAAGCTGATGACCCGAAGAGTGACTGCGGCCGACGTCCGGTCGATGAAAAGCGAGATACTTCCGATCGGTGATTACACGGCGCTCATCGTCGAGGACAACGGTCACGGCATCAAGCCAGGGCAGATTGGCAAGATCTTCGAACCGTTTTTCACAACAAAGGAGAAAGGCAAGGGCACTGGCCTCGGCCTTTCCACCGTCTATGGCATCGTGAAGCAATCAGGCGGGTTCATTTTCGCGGAAAGTGAGGTCGACAGGTTCACGCGGTTCAGCATCTACCTGCCTGTTCATGTTCCTGACGCTGCGGAGATCGCGCACGCCAGGCGACCGGCGCACGAAGCAAAGCGCGAGTGGGCCGGTGGCGGGCGAGTGCTGCTGGTCGAAGACGAGGACACCGTTCGGGCCGTTGCCGAACGCGCACTGACCCGGCAAGGCTATGAGGTGACCACCGCCGCCGACGGCGAGGAAGGCTTGGAGGCCATCGGGCGTGACGGTGATTTCGACCTCGTCGTGTCGGATGTTGTCATGCCGACGATGGACGGTCCCGCGATGGCGCGTGAAATTCGCGCGCTGCGTCCGTCAATGCCTTTTCTCTTCATGTCGGGATATGCCGAAGAGCAGTTAAGGCGCGAGATCGACATTCCGAACATGCACTTCCTGGCAAAGCCATTTTCTGTCCAACAGATATGCGAGGCGGTCGAACAGGTCCTGCGAGCGCGCTGA
- a CDS encoding DUF2062 domain-containing protein, with protein sequence MFDRIVNWARANMPTREQMEQNRFARPLAARHELWRFTRRSVPRGVAAGLFIGIFALIPGVQIVGAALMCVPVRGNIPLAVLMTFVSIPPTTLFVFLPGAIWVGNRFGYHADFSTVSDLVTRGASVGDWLAWLGSDAAPSLIIGLLLISLAAAAIGYFISAIGWRWWTGHKRKARQMRAAARDFPD encoded by the coding sequence ATGTTCGACAGGATCGTCAACTGGGCGCGGGCCAACATGCCGACGCGGGAGCAGATGGAGCAGAACCGCTTCGCGCGCCCGCTTGCCGCGCGCCATGAACTCTGGCGCTTCACTCGCCGTTCGGTGCCCCGGGGCGTTGCGGCTGGCCTGTTCATCGGCATTTTCGCGCTGATCCCGGGCGTCCAGATCGTCGGTGCCGCGCTCATGTGCGTGCCGGTGCGCGGCAACATTCCGCTGGCCGTGCTGATGACTTTCGTGTCGATCCCGCCGACGACGCTGTTCGTCTTCCTTCCCGGCGCAATCTGGGTCGGCAATCGCTTTGGCTACCACGCCGATTTCTCGACCGTGAGCGATCTCGTTACGCGAGGCGCTTCGGTCGGAGACTGGCTTGCCTGGCTTGGCAGCGATGCGGCGCCTTCGCTGATCATCGGCCTTCTGCTTATCTCGCTGGCGGCGGCCGCCATCGGTTACTTCATCTCGGCTATCGGGTGGCGCTGGTGGACGGGGCACAAGCGCAAGGCCCGGCAGATGCGTGCCGCTGCCCGGGATTTCCCCGACTGA
- a CDS encoding DUF1905 domain-containing protein, translating into MHSLTVVLWRWSGSTNGDWFFVGVNGPVADALSGTALMQRLETGRRSGWGSVKVQATIGRTTWSTSAFPSREHGWIIPVKATVRKAESLTEGTECLLQIAF; encoded by the coding sequence ATGCACAGCCTGACGGTCGTTCTCTGGCGCTGGAGCGGGAGCACAAACGGCGATTGGTTCTTTGTCGGCGTCAACGGACCGGTAGCCGATGCACTTTCCGGAACCGCGCTGATGCAGCGTCTCGAAACGGGCCGAAGATCGGGCTGGGGTTCGGTCAAAGTCCAGGCAACAATAGGACGCACCACGTGGAGTACCTCTGCCTTCCCGAGCCGGGAACACGGCTGGATCATTCCCGTCAAGGCGACCGTACGCAAGGCGGAGAGCCTTACCGAAGGGACGGAGTGCCTCCTGCAGATTGCATTCTGA